One window of Campylobacter avium LMG 24591 genomic DNA carries:
- the rpsK gene encoding 30S ribosomal protein S11, producing MAKRKVIKKKVAKKNIAKGIVYINATFNNTMVTITDEMGNVIAWSSAGGLGFKGSKKSTPYAAQQAVEDALAKAKEHGIKEVGIKVQGPGGGRETAVKSVGAAEGIKVTFLKDITPLAHNGCRPPKRRRV from the coding sequence ATGGCAAAAAGAAAAGTGATAAAGAAAAAAGTAGCCAAGAAAAACATAGCAAAAGGTATAGTTTATATAAACGCTACTTTTAATAATACTATGGTTACGATTACAGATGAAATGGGAAATGTTATAGCTTGGTCTTCAGCTGGAGGTTTGGGCTTTAAAGGCTCTAAAAAGTCAACTCCTTACGCTGCACAACAAGCAGTAGAGGACGCTTTAGCTAAGGCAAAAGAACACGGTATCAAAGAAGTTGGTATCAAGGTTCAAGGACCAGGAGGAGGCAGGGAAACTGCCGTAAAAAGCGTGGGTGCTGCCGAAGGTATAAAGGTAACATTCTTAAAAGATATAACACCATTAGCACATAATGGCTGTAGACCACCTAAACGTCGTCGTGTTTAA
- the rpsD gene encoding 30S ribosomal protein S4, translating into MARYIGAVEKLERRFGVSLALKGERRLAGKSALDKRPYAPGQHGAKRGKISEYGLQLREKQKAKFMYGVSEKQFRRLFAEAARRDGNTGVLLIQLLEQRLDNVVYRMSFATTRRFARQLVTHGHILVDGKRVNIPSYRVEAGQKIEIVEKSKNNPQISRAIELSAQTGIVAWVDVEKDKRYGIFTRYPQREEVVIPVEERFIVELYSK; encoded by the coding sequence ATGGCAAGATATATAGGAGCTGTAGAAAAACTTGAAAGACGATTTGGCGTAAGTTTGGCGCTAAAAGGAGAGAGAAGATTAGCCGGTAAAAGTGCCTTAGATAAAAGACCTTACGCACCGGGACAACACGGAGCAAAAAGAGGCAAGATAAGCGAATACGGACTTCAGCTAAGAGAAAAGCAAAAGGCTAAATTTATGTATGGCGTGAGCGAAAAGCAGTTTAGAAGGCTTTTTGCAGAAGCGGCTAGAAGAGACGGAAACACAGGGGTTTTACTCATACAACTTTTGGAACAAAGACTTGATAATGTAGTATATAGGATGAGCTTTGCTACTACTCGCCGTTTCGCAAGACAGCTAGTAACTCACGGACATATCTTAGTTGATGGCAAGAGGGTTAATATACCTAGCTACAGGGTTGAGGCAGGACAAAAGATAGAGATAGTAGAAAAGAGCAAGAATAATCCTCAAATTTCAAGAGCCATAGAGCTAAGTGCGCAAACAGGCATAGTTGCTTGGGTGGATGTGGAAAAAGATAAAAGATATGGAATTTTCACAAGATATCCGCAAAGAGAAGAGGTGGTAATTCCTGTTGAGGAAAGATTTATAGTAGAGCTTTACTCTAAATAA
- the rpsM gene encoding 30S ribosomal protein S13, protein MARIAGVDLPKKKRIEYGLTYIYGIGLYTSRKILDKTGISYDKRVADLSEDEAAAIRKEIQESYMVEGDLRKQVAMDIKALMDLGSYRGLRHRKGLPVRGQKTKTNARTRKGKRKTVGAKS, encoded by the coding sequence ATGGCTCGTATAGCAGGTGTTGATTTACCAAAGAAAAAAAGAATAGAGTATGGATTAACCTATATTTACGGTATAGGTTTGTACACTTCAAGAAAAATTCTTGATAAAACCGGAATTTCTTATGACAAAAGAGTGGCTGATTTAAGCGAGGATGAAGCCGCTGCCATAAGAAAGGAAATTCAAGAAAGCTATATGGTTGAGGGTGATTTAAGAAAACAAGTTGCTATGGATATAAAGGCTTTGATGGACCTTGGTTCATATAGAGGCTTAAGACATAGAAAAGGTTTGCCTGTAAGAGGACAAAAGACTAAGACAAATGCTAGAACTCGCAAGGGCAAAAGAAAAACAGTTGGCGCTAAATCATAA
- the infA gene encoding translation initiation factor IF-1 yields the protein MAKDDVIEIDGTVIEALPNATFKVELDNKMVILCHIAGKMRMHYIRIMPGDKVKVELTPYSLDKGRITFRYK from the coding sequence TTGGCAAAAGATGATGTTATAGAAATAGATGGCACGGTTATTGAGGCACTACCAAACGCTACTTTTAAGGTAGAACTTGATAATAAAATGGTCATACTATGCCACATAGCGGGTAAAATGCGTATGCACTATATCAGGATAATGCCCGGAGATAAGGTAAAAGTAGAGCTTACGCCTTATAGCCTGGATAAGGGCAGGATTACTTTTAGGTATAAATAA
- a CDS encoding MFS transporter, protein MEQQTELTRAKRIRSIIAASSGNLVEWFDFYIYAFTAVYFAHKFSGSDDPVIQQISAFGIFALGFFMRPIGSWFFGSLADKIGRKSSMVFSVILMAVGSFMIAFIPSKDVIGDWAILLLLLARLIQGLSVGGEYGIAATYLSELASDGKRGFYSSFQYVTLIGGQLLAVASISVMLLFFNEEQMKDWAWRVLFVVGGILALGSLFVRSIMNESATQLHKHEDRGTLKALFTTSWRQFLLVVGITAGGSLVFYTITTYTKTFMIGSAGIDSGVSNNIMLVALFILMMIQPLFGYLGDKIGHRNFLLIFAVLALIGIYPLFMLLKGTSNAYIAFFIILALFVILSFYTSVAGIFKAKLFPEHVRALGTGFGYAIPNAMFGGSAPWVALQFKNANMENGFFVYLACMMLLVLVVTIILPKKGELE, encoded by the coding sequence GTAGCGGAAATTTGGTAGAATGGTTTGACTTTTATATCTATGCTTTCACAGCGGTTTATTTTGCGCACAAATTTTCAGGCTCAGATGACCCTGTAATTCAGCAAATTTCAGCCTTTGGAATTTTTGCCTTAGGCTTTTTTATGAGGCCTATTGGTTCGTGGTTTTTTGGTTCGCTAGCCGATAAAATCGGTAGAAAATCATCCATGGTGTTTTCAGTTATTTTAATGGCCGTTGGTTCTTTCATGATAGCTTTTATACCTAGCAAGGATGTTATAGGCGATTGGGCTATATTGCTTTTGCTTTTGGCAAGACTTATACAAGGCCTTAGCGTTGGTGGAGAATACGGCATAGCAGCCACCTATCTAAGCGAATTAGCAAGCGATGGAAAACGAGGCTTTTACTCATCTTTTCAGTATGTAACATTAATAGGCGGTCAGCTTCTAGCCGTGGCTAGCATATCTGTGATGCTTTTATTCTTTAACGAAGAACAGATGAAGGATTGGGCTTGGAGAGTGCTTTTTGTCGTTGGCGGAATTTTAGCACTTGGTTCTTTATTTGTTCGTTCTATTATGAATGAGAGTGCCACGCAGCTTCACAAGCACGAGGACAGAGGCACGCTAAAAGCACTATTTACAACATCTTGGAGGCAGTTTCTTTTAGTAGTTGGTATCACAGCTGGAGGTTCTTTGGTATTTTACACCATTACAACCTATACAAAAACCTTTATGATAGGTAGTGCAGGCATTGACTCAGGCGTATCAAACAACATCATGCTAGTAGCTTTATTTATACTTATGATGATACAGCCTTTGTTTGGGTATTTAGGCGATAAGATAGGACATAGAAATTTCTTGCTTATCTTTGCTGTCTTGGCTTTGATTGGAATTTATCCTTTATTTATGCTTTTAAAAGGCACCTCAAATGCTTATATAGCCTTTTTTATAATCCTAGCCTTATTTGTGATACTTTCTTTTTACACCTCAGTTGCTGGAATTTTCAAGGCAAAATTATTCCCAGAGCATGTAAGAGCCTTAGGGACAGGCTTTGGCTACGCTATACCAAATGCAATGTTTGGCGGCTCGGCACCTTGGGTTGCTTTGCAGTTTAAAAACGCTAATATGGAAAACGGCTTTTTCGTCTATCTTGCTTGTATGATGCTTTTGGTGCTTGTAGTTACCATAATCTTACCTAAGAAAGGAGAACTTGAATGA
- the rpmJ gene encoding 50S ribosomal protein L36, whose amino-acid sequence MKVRPSVKKMCDKCKVVRRKGVVRIICENPKHKQRQG is encoded by the coding sequence ATGAAGGTTAGACCATCTGTAAAAAAGATGTGTGACAAATGCAAGGTGGTGCGTCGCAAAGGCGTAGTCCGTATAATCTGTGAAAATCCAAAACACAAACAAAGACAAGGATAA